From Candidatus Binataceae bacterium, the proteins below share one genomic window:
- a CDS encoding zincin-like metallopeptidase domain-containing protein, protein PWRRPWTSTGLPRNLITKKPYLGINHFLLSASKFVSPFWLTMRQANHLGGSIRRGEESTIVTFWKIHDAKQSETEDLDVEPKEEKNRRRFVLRFYRVWNLEQCDLPQAVLDKLPKIEIHQQDPIEAVEKIVAGMPNPPEIVRAGSKACYSPITDRVTLPPRELFESAAEDAATTLHELSHSTGHQKRLGREGITEVAPFGTAVYSREELVAELSAAFLCAEAGISNAVIQNQAAYVAGWLQRLRDDRRLIVQAVAQAQKAADYILNRTPAE, encoded by the coding sequence GCCGTGGCGCCGGCCGTGGACCTCGACGGGGTTGCCCCGCAATCTGATCACCAAGAAGCCGTATCTAGGCATCAACCACTTTTTGCTTTCGGCGTCGAAATTCGTATCGCCCTTCTGGCTGACGATGCGCCAGGCAAACCACCTTGGCGGATCGATCCGTAGAGGCGAGGAGAGCACGATCGTGACTTTCTGGAAGATCCACGACGCGAAGCAGAGCGAGACGGAAGACCTCGACGTCGAGCCGAAGGAGGAAAAGAACCGCCGCCGGTTCGTGCTTAGGTTCTATCGAGTTTGGAACCTCGAACAATGCGACCTGCCGCAAGCAGTACTCGATAAGCTGCCGAAGATCGAGATTCATCAGCAGGATCCGATCGAAGCGGTGGAGAAGATTGTCGCCGGAATGCCGAACCCGCCCGAGATCGTGCGCGCGGGCTCGAAAGCCTGCTATTCGCCGATCACGGATCGCGTCACGCTACCGCCGAGAGAGCTGTTCGAGTCGGCCGCCGAGGACGCGGCAACCACGCTGCACGAATTGAGTCATTCGACCGGCCACCAAAAGCGGCTCGGGCGCGAAGGAATAACCGAAGTGGCGCCGTTCGGCACCGCCGTGTACAGCCGCGAGGAGCTTGTGGCGGAGCTTTCAGCCGCGTTTCTGTGCGCCGAAGCCGGAATCTCGAACGCGGTCATCCAGAATCAGGCGGCTTACGTTGCCGGCTGGCTTCAGCGCCTGCGCGACGATCGCAGATTGATCGTTCAGGCAGTGGCCCAGGCGCAGAAAGCCGCCGATTACATCCTGAATCGGACTCCCGCCGAGTAA